One genomic segment of Alkalimarinus alittae includes these proteins:
- a CDS encoding alpha/beta hydrolase: protein MNRAAVVKSLIRVGMRFVPNELPAYRFFSGGGHFLGRAPKGFQVDATQIGDIPVLWVNHKTECSSRVILYLHGGGYSIGSNRTHLELASRIARAAKSQMLMVEYRLAPEHPYPAGLNDALKAYQYLLGERVSPEKIIIAGDSAGGGLAVALLQTLRNKKIPMPAAAVCLSPWLDLSCSISSLAKTLKNDPLITPKRIRFFAKHYAGINDRTQPGLSPFFGELDNLPPMLIQVGGDEILLPECKLFTRRANKLGSMVELQVWPGMFHVWQFAASILPEGRQAIQKIGLFIRKASPV from the coding sequence ATGAACCGAGCCGCTGTAGTTAAATCGTTGATACGTGTTGGTATGCGCTTTGTACCTAACGAGCTTCCTGCTTACCGGTTTTTCTCTGGAGGTGGGCATTTTCTGGGGCGGGCACCGAAAGGCTTTCAAGTCGATGCGACTCAAATTGGAGATATACCTGTTTTATGGGTGAATCATAAAACAGAGTGTAGTTCACGCGTCATTTTATACCTTCATGGCGGCGGTTATAGCATTGGCTCAAACCGAACTCACCTTGAGTTAGCGTCAAGAATTGCTCGTGCTGCAAAGTCTCAGATGCTAATGGTGGAGTATCGGTTAGCACCAGAACATCCTTATCCGGCGGGGTTGAATGATGCATTGAAGGCCTATCAGTATTTATTGGGTGAGCGGGTTTCACCTGAAAAAATCATCATCGCGGGTGATTCCGCAGGGGGCGGGTTGGCCGTTGCGTTATTGCAAACATTACGTAATAAAAAAATACCGATGCCAGCAGCCGCTGTTTGCCTATCGCCTTGGCTTGATCTGAGTTGCTCGATCTCATCACTGGCTAAAACCTTAAAGAATGATCCGCTTATAACCCCTAAACGGATCCGTTTTTTTGCCAAGCATTATGCGGGCATTAATGACCGAACTCAGCCTGGATTATCACCCTTTTTTGGGGAGCTAGATAATCTACCGCCGATGCTGATTCAAGTAGGTGGGGATGAAATATTGTTACCGGAATGCAAGCTATTTACTAGAAGGGCTAACAAATTAGGTTCTATGGTTGAGTTACAGGTGTGGCCTGGAATGTTTCATGTCTGGCAGTTTGCGGCCAGTATCTTACCTGAAGGGCGACAGGCCATTCAGAAAATAGGGCTATTTATCAGAAAGGCCTCGCCGGTATAA
- a CDS encoding DUF1244 domain-containing protein, with amino-acid sequence MTESKTDLTTNEHETVTDIEAAVFRRLLKHLDERKDAQNIDLMNLAGFCRNCLSKWYMAEAEARGVDVDYDAARERVYGEPYADWKEKYQQEATAEQLDKFKDSHKH; translated from the coding sequence ATGACAGAGAGTAAGACAGACCTAACCACTAACGAACACGAAACTGTCACAGACATTGAAGCAGCAGTATTTCGTCGTTTATTGAAACACCTTGACGAGCGTAAAGATGCGCAGAATATAGATCTGATGAACCTCGCAGGTTTCTGTAGAAACTGCTTATCAAAATGGTACATGGCTGAAGCCGAAGCGCGCGGAGTTGATGTTGATTATGATGCTGCAAGAGAACGTGTATATGGAGAGCCATACGCTGATTGGAAAGAGAAATATCAGCAAGAAGCAACAGCAGAGCAGTTAGATAAATTTAAAGATTCGCATAAGCATTAA
- a CDS encoding GIY-YIG nuclease family protein — protein sequence MTLQNKPTKDESEWWVYLIITESERIYTGIATDTDRRFQEHLATYEGRGKKGAKFFRGHKPLNIIYQEPALSRAEATRREMDIKKLPRTKKWALAYPES from the coding sequence ATGACGTTGCAAAACAAGCCTACAAAAGACGAATCTGAGTGGTGGGTATATCTAATAATCACCGAATCCGAGCGTATATATACCGGTATTGCCACCGACACAGATCGTCGCTTTCAAGAACATTTGGCCACTTATGAAGGCCGTGGCAAAAAAGGCGCTAAATTCTTTAGAGGCCATAAACCCCTGAACATTATTTACCAAGAACCCGCACTGAGTCGTGCCGAAGCAACTCGCCGAGAGATGGATATAAAGAAACTGCCAAGAACAAAAAAGTGGGCGCTTGCATACCCAGAATCCTAG